The genome window CTATATCTGGACCACCTTTAGCGCCGATCAGATAGACCTGAACTTCGCCAGCCCGGAAGTGCTGATTCGTATGGTTGACGTGCTGCTGGAATACCTGAAAAAAGGGGCCGATTACGTCAGGCTGGATGCGGTGGGCTATATGTGGAAAACGCCTGGCACGCGCTGTATTCACCTGGAAAATACCCATCTGCTGGTGAAGCTGTTCCGCGCCATTGCCGACGTAGTCGCGCCTGGCACCGTGATCATTACCGAAACCAATGTGCCGCATCAGGACAATATCAGCTACTTTGGCAACGGTCAGGATGAAGCGCAGATGGTTTATCAGTTCTCGCTGCCGCCGCTGGTATTGCATGCTATTCATAACGGCTCCGCGCGCGCGCTGCGCCAGTGGGCGGCGGGCCTCGATTTGGGTGGCGGCACCACGACCTTTTTTAACTTTCTCGCCTCACACGATGGCATCGGCCTCAACCCGGCGCGTGGCATTCTGCCGGAAGTCGAGATCGTTTCGCTGGTGCGTGACCTGGCGCTGGAAGGCGCACTGATCTCTTATAAAAATAATCCGGACGGCACCACCAGCCCGTATGAGATTAATGTCACCTACATGGATGCGTTGAACAAGCAGAACGATGACGATGACACGCGCATCCGACGTTTTATGCTGGCACATGCGATTCTGCTGGCTTTCCCCGGCGTTCCCGCTATCTATATCCAGAGCATTCTTGGCTCGCGCAACGATCAGGAAGGCGTCAAAGTCGCCGGTCATAACCGCGCCATCAATCGGGAAAAATATGCGCTCTCAGCGATCGAAAAAGCGCTGTCCGGCGGCAATTATCTCCGACAGCAGGTTTTTAACCGCCTCAGCGCGCTGATACAGCTGCGTACGCGTCAGCCTGCGTTTCATCCTGATAATCCAATGGAGATCCTCGACAGTGAAAATACGCTGTTAATGATGCGGCGCTATTCACCAACGGGCGATAACAGCCTGCTGTGCGTGTTTAATCTGAGCGGCAAAAACGTGGAGGCGACGCTGCCGGAAGCGAAGAAATATCGCGATATTGTTGAGCAGGCGCTGATTGATGGTTCGCAGCCGGTAACGCTGCCGCCGTGGCACTATCTGTGGCTGAAAGGTTAAGCAGGCATAACCGGTATGCCTGCTTAAAGATTACTTATAGACGTCCGCCGTAGCGCTGAAACGACCATGTTCGCGTCCGGCTATCACCAGAAAGTATTTGCCGCCCTTCTCATCCGCCAGTTTTGAAAGTTCACGTTTGGCATCCATTGGCGAGGTGGTTTCCGCCGTGGTATTCACCGTGCCGATTTTCTCCAGATTCATTTTCTGCACATCTTCTTTCGTCACTTCCTGTGCCGCGAGCGCAGAGAATGAGAGACCACCCAGCAGACAGGTTACAGCAATCGTTTTAATGATATTCATAGTACACCTTCGTCATAAGTTAACTGAAAAACTCAGACCGCCGAAGAATACAATGAGATAGGGGAATACAGCGCCCTGCTCCCTGGCAGACTCATACAGTCATGATCAGCGGCCTTGCTCAGTTACAATTATTAACGCCAGGTGATATTTTGCCAGCTAAAGGGATAAAGTTTCTTAAACTGACTCGCTGAACGCTTTGACCGCCGTACAAAATTCCTGCGTATGCGAGATAAAAGGCGCATGAGCGGCTTTTTCTATAATCAGAGAGTCGCTGGCAGGCCAGCGCTGATCCAGCAGCGTAGCGACTTTACGTGGTACCAGCCCATCCAGATAGCCATAAATACGCAGCAGCGGAACCTGAAGCCTGTCCATTTCATCGCGTAAATCCGTACTCCGTAAAATCTCCAGCCCACCCGCCAACACCTCCACCGTGGGTATCGGCTGTGACAGCACCACCTCTTTTAACGCCCGGGCATCTTGCCTGGCGCTTTGCGTGCCCAGCGTTTGCAGCGCCAGAAAACGTTCAACGGTGCGCTGATAATCCTCGCTAAGCTGTTGCTGGAAGCCGGCCAGCGTCTCTGGCTTAATCCCCGGCCAGCTCTCTTCATCGGCGGTAAAACGAGGCGATGAGGCGACGGTAATCAGGCCAGTAACCTGTTGCGGATAACGCAGCGCCAGCCAGCTGGCAACCAGACCGCCTAACGACCAGCCCAGATAGAGTGCTTTTTCCGGCAGATGTGGCAACAGAGCGTCGATCATCCCATTCAGCGTTAACGCGCCAAATCCCTGACTGCGGCCAAAACCCGGAAGGTCCACCACATGCAGCCGAAAATGCGCGCTGAGCGGCTCCGCAATGCAACGCCATACTTCCGCGTTCAGTCCCCATCCGTGTAACAGCACAAGATCGCGATTGCCGGTGCCGGTTGTATGCCAGTAAAGCTGCGCCATCGGTTATTGTCTCATCGTTGCTTAATTAAGGAGGTCGCTATGCTACCAATGCAGGGAGGCTGTTGGCTATGCCAGATACCGCTGGCGCTGCCGGTGCAGGGATTATGCAGCTACTGTTTACGCGCGCTGCCTCCGTTACCGCTTTGTTGCCCGCGCTGCGGCTTACCTGCAGGTGATGCGCTTGTCGCCTGCGGACGCTGCCTGCAGCGCCCACCGCCCTGGCAGCAGCTGATCGCCGTAAGCGATTACTGTTCGCCCTTAAGCTTGCTGAGTGCCCGTTATAAATTCTCTGGCCGTACCGCACTCTCTGTGATGCTGGCGCGGCTGATTTTGTTAAGCTGGTTAGCGGCCAGACGTCAGCGCGGCCTGCCTCGTCCCGATTTAATACTGGCCGTGCCGCTGCATCATCAGCGCGCCTGGCGACGCGGTTTTAATCAGGCTGACCTGCTGGCCCGTTCGCTGGCTCGCTGGCTAAGCTGCACTTATGACCCTCAGGCTTTAACGCGCCGCCGCGCTGCTCTTATTCAGCATCGACTTGGGGCGCAAGCGCGTAAGCGCAACCTGCGCGGCGCTTTTCAACTTGAAATCACCGTTCAGGATCGCCATATCGCCCTGATTGATGATGTGGTGACGACCGGTAACACGGTCGCGGAAGTGAGCCGTCTGCTGATGCGCGCCGGAGCCGCCAGCGTCCAGATTTGGTGCCTTTGCCGTACCTTGTAGAGCGTCGGCGATGGGCGTATTATAACCAACTAAATTAGTCAACTATTGAGCAACTGCCATGATCCGAATTACCGATGCCGCCCAGGACCATTTTGCAAAACTGCTTTCAAATCAGGAAGAAGGCACTCAAATCCGCGTGTTCGTGATTAATCCGGGCACCCCAACGGCCGAATGTGGTGTGTCATATTGTCCACCGGATGCGGTAGAGCCGAGCGATACCGAACTGAAATTTGAAAAGCTTTCCGCCTATGTGGATGAGCTGAGCGCGCCCTACCTGGAAGATGCCGAGATCGATTTCGTTACCGATAACCTTGGCTCTCAGCTGACGCTGAAAGCGCCAAACGCCAAAATGCGTAAAGTGTCTGATGACGCACCGCTGCTGGAGCGCGTTGAATATCTGCTGCAGGCACAGATTAACCCGCAGCTGGCCGGACACGGCGGCCGCGTAACGCTGATGGAAATCACTGACGAAGGCTACGCCATTCTGCAGTTTGGCGGCGGCTGTAACGGCTGTTCCATGGTCGACGTGACGCTGAAAGAAGGGATTGAGAAAGAGCTGCTGGCTGCGTTCCCTGAGCTGAAAGGCGTGCGCGACCTGACTGAACACCAGCGCGGCGAACACTCATACTATTAAGCGTGGCCTGACGGCTGCGCTGCGTTTGTTCGCCTGAAGCAGAGAAGCGTAACGTGACGAAAGGCGGCCATTGGCCGCCTTGTTAATTACCGCCAGGTTGCTGCATCGTCAGTCACATAGTTTCAGGTTTCGGTTTAATGGCTGGCAGCTCAAAATAATGGCCTCCTGACCACTCTTTTATGGAAGATAAACGTGCTGAAAGCTGTGAAATTTTTACTGCCTGTGAAATATGGGTCTGCAATCTTTCATCAATTTATTTTAAAAATATTTCGTTGCTTTTCATGAACAACCCTCTTTCTATTGAGAGTATATTAATTAGATTGCATACTCTTTCAAAGCTATTTATTGCATATTCCATAACAGATAAATAAAGGTAGTTAAACAGGATAACTGTTTATACCTGTCATAAAACCAAATGGAACATCGGTCCTGTTATCGCATCCAGAAATGAAAATACAGAAAAGGCTTCTTCACACTCCCTCTCATAGATAATATTTTGGAGTGATCCTGTTCGGTAGATTATGCTGGTGGCAATAAAAAACCGGGAATCCCCGGCTTTCCTGACTACTAAGGGATTTTTATCTCCCAGTCGGTACTGTCATAAATACCAGTGAAACCAATAATCCCATCGCCTGATCCATCATCAAGTGATTCATAATTCACTGGCTTACTCACAGCGGTATACCGCCTGCGGCAAGCAACCGGCCAACGTTTTTACTGTTAAGGGTTTCGTAAACAGCCGGCTGGTAGCACAGAGATATCATTCAGGCATACAACCTCACCACGCTCCGTCAGGGCTTTCAGTTGTTCCTTTGAACGCCTTCCGTATTCGGGAAGCGTTGCGGATGGGCGGATTTAAAATAAAATTCCGGCCAAGTGGTGGGGATGTTACTAAATAAGATCCTGCTCTTTTATTTTATCTAATCCTATCTTATCTAAAGGAATTTCATATATATCTGCTTGTTGCTGCATTAAAGTGATTACTCGATGAAAAGCAGACAAATAACCTGTTTGGAAATTTTCCTTATCTGTACCTATAGATGCAACTTTCTTAGCTTTTGCTTCTATGGCAAGTTCCTGCATTGCTTCGCCTAAAGTAACAACAAGCGCTTCATATTCGTTAAAATTCATTATTTCCTACCCTTTATAATGCCTTCAGCAATAGTTTTATATGCTTCATGCCTTTTTATATCTTGCTGCCAATGGTGAAGTAAGTTTTCCTGATGTTGATGACTTAATCTTTCCCAGTCAGGAACATGCTCCAGGCGCTTCACAGGATCATTCAAATAACCTTGATGCTCAATGATTTGCTTCTCATGTTTATAGATGGCTTTTTCCAAATTTTTATCAGGAAGTTTGTTATATTGCTCGTATTGTTTAGGATAACGATCCTTCGCAGCTTCAAAACTAATCTTATTCTGCTGTAATGCCTCCAGCTCCCGGGCGGTGTTTAGTCGCCTTATCCCCAGACCGACGGCAATGGATGCCCCGGCAATGGCCACGCCTCTGGTGGTTTCATTCAGCACCTGATTATAGCCCGCAGGCGCATCCCCACCAAGTTGTTCAGCCGTTTTACGGAACCCCTCAACGTTACCGTTGTAGATACCGCCTGCGGCCAGTAACCGGCCAACGTTTTTACTGTTAAGGGTATGGTAAACAGCCGGCTGGCTTCCTCCCCTGAGCTGCCCTGAAGAGGTGGGAGTGGGTTTTCCACCAGAATACCGGTAGTCGCGCTTACTCACCGCAAGATTGAACGCGGCGATGATGCTGTTTGCCCCGTCAAATCTGAACAGCGTCCTATCCCGGCAAATAAGCATACCGTTATCGTCGATGTAAAACAAACCGGCGGGCAGCACAGAGACATCATTCAGGCAGACAACCTCACCACGCTCCGTCAGGGCTTTCAGTTGTTCCTTTGAACGCCTTCCGTATTCGGGAAGCGTTGCGGCAAGCGGATGGGCGGATTTG of Pantoea alhagi contains these proteins:
- the nfuA gene encoding Fe-S biogenesis protein NfuA — protein: MIRITDAAQDHFAKLLSNQEEGTQIRVFVINPGTPTAECGVSYCPPDAVEPSDTELKFEKLSAYVDELSAPYLEDAEIDFVTDNLGSQLTLKAPNAKMRKVSDDAPLLERVEYLLQAQINPQLAGHGGRVTLMEITDEGYAILQFGGGCNGCSMVDVTLKEGIEKELLAAFPELKGVRDLTEHQRGEHSYY
- the bioH gene encoding pimeloyl-ACP methyl ester esterase BioH — translated: MAQLYWHTTGTGNRDLVLLHGWGLNAEVWRCIAEPLSAHFRLHVVDLPGFGRSQGFGALTLNGMIDALLPHLPEKALYLGWSLGGLVASWLALRYPQQVTGLITVASSPRFTADEESWPGIKPETLAGFQQQLSEDYQRTVERFLALQTLGTQSARQDARALKEVVLSQPIPTVEVLAGGLEILRSTDLRDEMDRLQVPLLRIYGYLDGLVPRKVATLLDQRWPASDSLIIEKAAHAPFISHTQEFCTAVKAFSESV
- a CDS encoding DUF1471 domain-containing protein, which encodes MNIIKTIAVTCLLGGLSFSALAAQEVTKEDVQKMNLEKIGTVNTTAETTSPMDAKRELSKLADEKGGKYFLVIAGREHGRFSATADVYK
- the gntX gene encoding DNA utilization protein GntX, yielding MLPMQGGCWLCQIPLALPVQGLCSYCLRALPPLPLCCPRCGLPAGDALVACGRCLQRPPPWQQLIAVSDYCSPLSLLSARYKFSGRTALSVMLARLILLSWLAARRQRGLPRPDLILAVPLHHQRAWRRGFNQADLLARSLARWLSCTYDPQALTRRRAALIQHRLGAQARKRNLRGAFQLEITVQDRHIALIDDVVTTGNTVAEVSRLLMRAGAASVQIWCLCRTL
- a CDS encoding alpha-amylase family glycosyl hydrolase, which gives rise to MDIINNLIDKIYQDTFPMAARERLLSHIRAARDAIKKPRKPHWDEKDVVLITYADQFREPEAPTLATFSRFYQQHLQSTFNLVHLLPFFPWSSDDGFSVIDYHQVNPICGEWRNVAELHTHTRLMFDFVCNHISSRSAWFKHYLACDPGWDDFFISMPPGTDLSSVTRPRTSPLLTPFERGDGSTHYIWTTFSADQIDLNFASPEVLIRMVDVLLEYLKKGADYVRLDAVGYMWKTPGTRCIHLENTHLLVKLFRAIADVVAPGTVIITETNVPHQDNISYFGNGQDEAQMVYQFSLPPLVLHAIHNGSARALRQWAAGLDLGGGTTTFFNFLASHDGIGLNPARGILPEVEIVSLVRDLALEGALISYKNNPDGTTSPYEINVTYMDALNKQNDDDDTRIRRFMLAHAILLAFPGVPAIYIQSILGSRNDQEGVKVAGHNRAINREKYALSAIEKALSGGNYLRQQVFNRLSALIQLRTRQPAFHPDNPMEILDSENTLLMMRRYSPTGDNSLLCVFNLSGKNVEATLPEAKKYRDIVEQALIDGSQPVTLPPWHYLWLKG